The Micromonospora sp. WMMD961 genome has a segment encoding these proteins:
- a CDS encoding MFS transporter → MPVRQQSLPPGLIALAIGAFGIGLTEFVIMGLLPDVAADFAVTEPVAGWLISGYALSVAVGGVALTAAVTRLPRKPVLLGLMVLFIIGNLLSAVAGDYAVMMAGRIVAALCHGAFFGIGAVVAAGLVAPARRAGAIAMMFAGLTIANVLGVPFGTFLGQHFGWRSTFWAITAIGVIALIGLALLIPARDTARADRPAAGLRGELRAFTHSQVWLSLVVTVLGFGGMFGAFTYIAYTLTEVSGFATSTVPWLLVLFGVGLFAGNLLGGRAADRSLSRTLVTVLAVLTLVLVGFALTATNPVLTVVSLVLMGGFGFATVPPLQMRIMHYAHQAPTLASGANIAAFNLGNALGAWIGGVTIAAGLGYTSPIWAGAALTVAGLGVLLGALRLAHRREPAETDAALVDTAA, encoded by the coding sequence ATGCCCGTACGACAACAGTCCCTGCCGCCCGGCCTGATCGCGCTGGCCATCGGCGCCTTCGGCATCGGGCTCACCGAGTTCGTGATCATGGGTCTGCTGCCCGACGTGGCCGCCGACTTCGCGGTCACCGAGCCGGTGGCCGGCTGGCTCATCTCCGGTTACGCGCTCAGCGTGGCCGTCGGCGGGGTCGCCCTCACCGCAGCGGTCACCCGGCTGCCCCGCAAGCCGGTGCTGCTCGGCCTGATGGTGCTGTTCATCATCGGCAATCTGCTCTCCGCCGTCGCCGGTGACTACGCCGTGATGATGGCCGGCCGGATCGTCGCCGCCCTCTGCCACGGCGCGTTCTTCGGCATCGGCGCCGTGGTGGCCGCCGGCCTGGTCGCACCGGCCCGCCGCGCGGGCGCCATCGCGATGATGTTCGCCGGACTGACCATCGCGAACGTTCTCGGCGTCCCGTTCGGCACCTTCCTCGGGCAGCACTTCGGCTGGCGGTCGACGTTCTGGGCGATCACCGCGATCGGCGTCATCGCGCTGATCGGCTTGGCCCTGCTCATCCCGGCTCGCGACACCGCCCGCGCCGACCGTCCAGCCGCCGGACTGCGTGGTGAACTGCGCGCCTTCACCCACTCGCAGGTCTGGCTCTCCCTGGTGGTCACGGTCCTGGGCTTCGGCGGAATGTTCGGCGCGTTCACCTACATCGCCTACACGCTGACCGAGGTCAGCGGCTTCGCCACCAGCACCGTGCCGTGGCTGCTCGTCCTCTTCGGAGTGGGGCTCTTCGCCGGCAACCTGCTCGGCGGCCGGGCGGCGGACCGGTCCCTGTCGCGCACCCTGGTCACCGTCCTGGCAGTGCTCACCCTGGTGCTCGTCGGCTTCGCGCTGACCGCGACGAACCCGGTCCTGACCGTCGTCTCGCTGGTGCTGATGGGCGGGTTCGGTTTCGCCACCGTGCCGCCATTGCAGATGCGGATCATGCACTACGCGCACCAGGCACCGACGCTGGCGTCCGGGGCGAACATCGCCGCGTTCAACCTTGGCAACGCGCTGGGCGCCTGGATCGGCGGTGTGACGATCGCCGCCGGACTCGGCTACACCTCGCCGATCTGGGCCGGCGCCGCACTCACAGTGGCGGGGCTGGGCGTCCTCCTCGGTGCGTTGCGACTGGCCCACCGCCGCGAGCCGGCGGAGACCGACGCGGCCCTGGTGGACACGGCGGCCTGA
- a CDS encoding class I SAM-dependent methyltransferase, which produces MSPYITDPWAWQESWDRQQAAFMPDREHRFTAMLDTVDAVLDGRPPRVLDLAGGTGSISLRTLARFPGTEATLLDLDPALLAIARASLGDRATVVTADLGTPDWRSALPHREYDAVLTATALHWVPADRLGQLYAELRDVLRPGGVFVNADHMPDDTLPELTKRLMDRARDRRNARYAAGSMLSWSDWWERAGADPALSPLVTQRQDIYPTGHSPEWSPPVSWHLAALTAAGFSEAGTVWRGGPDAAVAAVR; this is translated from the coding sequence ATGAGTCCTTACATCACCGATCCGTGGGCGTGGCAGGAGAGCTGGGATCGCCAGCAGGCGGCGTTCATGCCGGACCGGGAACACCGGTTCACCGCCATGCTCGACACCGTCGACGCAGTCCTCGACGGCCGGCCGCCACGGGTGCTCGACCTGGCCGGCGGCACGGGCAGCATCTCGCTGCGGACACTGGCGCGCTTCCCCGGCACCGAGGCGACCCTGCTGGACCTCGACCCGGCGCTGCTCGCCATCGCCCGCGCCTCGCTGGGCGACCGGGCCACCGTCGTCACGGCCGACCTCGGCACCCCGGACTGGCGCTCCGCACTCCCGCACCGCGAGTACGACGCCGTCCTCACCGCCACCGCGCTGCACTGGGTGCCGGCCGACCGACTCGGCCAGCTCTACGCCGAGCTGCGCGACGTGCTGCGACCGGGCGGCGTGTTCGTCAACGCCGACCACATGCCGGACGACACCCTGCCGGAGCTGACCAAGCGGCTGATGGACCGGGCCCGGGACCGGCGCAACGCCCGGTACGCCGCTGGCTCGATGCTGTCCTGGTCGGACTGGTGGGAGCGGGCCGGCGCGGACCCGGCACTGTCTCCGCTGGTGACCCAGCGACAGGACATCTACCCGACCGGGCACAGCCCCGAGTGGTCCCCGCCCGTCTCGTGGCATTTGGCCGCGCTCACCGCGGCCGGCTTCAGCGAGGCCGGCACGGTCTGGCGGGGAGGCCCGGACGCCGCGGTGGCGGCAGTACGCTGA
- a CDS encoding CrcB family protein — protein sequence MSEPFQPRTDPDVDLRVSTDRGELTAHPATVLAAIAAGGALGALARAGLQHAVPHPPTGFPWATFAINTSGCLLIGVLMAVLGHLDGGPPLARPFLGVGVLGGFTTFSTYSVDIQQAIVVGAPGTALAYLAATLLGALVAVALGDNVTARLLRRRVTR from the coding sequence GTGTCAGAGCCGTTCCAGCCGCGTACCGATCCAGACGTCGACCTCCGGGTCTCCACCGACCGGGGCGAGCTCACCGCGCACCCCGCGACCGTTCTCGCCGCCATCGCGGCCGGCGGGGCGCTCGGTGCGCTGGCCCGGGCCGGTCTGCAACACGCCGTCCCGCACCCGCCGACGGGGTTTCCGTGGGCCACCTTCGCCATCAACACGTCCGGCTGCCTGCTGATCGGCGTGCTGATGGCGGTGCTCGGGCACCTCGACGGTGGCCCCCCGCTGGCTCGCCCGTTCCTCGGGGTCGGGGTGCTCGGCGGGTTCACCACCTTCTCCACCTACTCGGTCGACATCCAGCAGGCCATCGTCGTGGGCGCTCCGGGCACCGCGCTGGCCTACCTGGCCGCGACGCTGCTCGGGGCGCTCGTCGCGGTTGCGCTGGGCGACAACGTCACCGCCCGACTGCTGCGACGCAGGGTGACCCGATGA
- the crcB gene encoding fluoride efflux transporter CrcB, which produces MTVLLIALGAAVGAPLRYLTDRAVQSRHDSAFPWGTLTVNVVGSLLLGALVGWSVGPAVTAALGTGFCGALTTYSTFSYETLRLVRGGNRLLAIANALGSVTAGLVAATAGYAVARALTG; this is translated from the coding sequence ATGACCGTGCTGCTCATCGCACTGGGCGCGGCCGTCGGTGCTCCGCTGCGCTACCTCACGGACCGGGCCGTGCAGTCTCGGCACGACTCGGCGTTCCCCTGGGGCACGCTGACCGTCAACGTGGTCGGGTCACTGCTGCTCGGCGCGCTCGTCGGTTGGTCCGTCGGCCCGGCGGTCACCGCGGCGCTCGGTACCGGCTTCTGCGGGGCGCTGACCACCTACTCCACCTTCAGCTACGAGACGCTACGACTCGTCCGGGGCGGCAACCGGCTCCTCGCGATTGCCAACGCGCTGGGCAGCGTGACCGCCGGGCTCGTCGCGGCCACCGCCGGCTACGCCGTGGCCCGCGCCCTGACGGGCTGA
- a CDS encoding PadR family transcriptional regulator — protein MSVPLTLLGLLEREPSHGYDLKRDYDAFFGRGKPLPFGQVYSTLSRLARDGKVVISDVAPGSGPDRKRYVITDVGATEVEQWLTQPVDPEPHLQTVLFAKVVLALMLDRPAAEYLDTQRRAHLHRMRELTEIKRAGNLVDALLADHGLYHLEADLRWIEMTGARLDALRKEVRP, from the coding sequence ATGAGCGTGCCACTGACCCTCCTCGGCCTCCTCGAACGCGAGCCCAGCCACGGTTACGACCTGAAGCGCGACTACGACGCCTTCTTCGGCCGGGGCAAGCCACTGCCGTTCGGCCAGGTCTACTCCACCCTCAGCCGACTGGCCCGCGACGGCAAGGTGGTGATCAGCGACGTCGCCCCCGGCTCCGGCCCCGACCGCAAGCGCTACGTCATCACCGACGTCGGGGCGACCGAGGTCGAGCAGTGGCTGACCCAGCCGGTCGATCCGGAACCGCACCTGCAGACGGTGCTGTTCGCCAAGGTCGTGCTCGCGCTGATGCTGGACCGGCCGGCCGCCGAGTACCTCGACACCCAGCGCCGGGCGCACCTGCACCGGATGCGTGAGCTGACCGAGATCAAGCGCGCCGGCAACCTGGTCGACGCGCTGCTCGCCGACCACGGCCTCTACCACCTGGAGGCGGACCTGCGATGGATCGAGATGACCGGCGCCCGTCTGGACGCCCTGCGGAAGGAGGTGCGGCCGTGA
- a CDS encoding ABC transporter ATP-binding protein encodes MSVVIEARDVTFSFGQTPALRGASVAVDAGEILAVMGPSGSGKSTLLHCLAGILVPDSGEILFDGAPVHAMAETERSSLRRDRFGFVFQFGQLVPELTAVENVALPLLLSGVHRKQALPKAEAWFARLGLDGLEQRRSGELSGGQAQRVALARGLVAEPQVLFADEPTGALDSLTGEQVMDLLVGAAREQGTTVILVTHEPRIAAYADREVMVRDGRVNAPDRITS; translated from the coding sequence GTGAGCGTCGTGATCGAAGCGCGCGACGTGACGTTCTCCTTCGGCCAGACCCCCGCCCTGCGCGGTGCCAGCGTCGCCGTGGACGCGGGCGAGATCCTCGCCGTGATGGGCCCCAGCGGCTCGGGCAAGTCCACCCTGCTGCACTGCCTGGCCGGCATCCTGGTGCCCGACTCCGGCGAGATCCTCTTCGACGGGGCCCCGGTGCACGCCATGGCCGAGACCGAGCGCAGCAGCCTGCGCCGGGACCGCTTCGGCTTCGTGTTCCAGTTCGGTCAACTCGTCCCCGAGCTGACCGCGGTGGAGAACGTCGCGCTGCCGCTGCTGCTCAGCGGCGTACACCGGAAGCAGGCGCTCCCCAAGGCGGAAGCCTGGTTCGCGCGCCTCGGCCTGGACGGCTTGGAGCAGCGCCGCTCGGGTGAGCTGTCCGGCGGGCAGGCGCAACGCGTCGCCCTGGCCCGTGGCCTGGTCGCCGAGCCGCAGGTGCTCTTCGCCGACGAGCCGACCGGCGCGCTCGACTCGCTCACCGGCGAGCAGGTCATGGATCTGCTGGTCGGTGCCGCCCGCGAGCAGGGCACCACTGTCATCCTGGTCACCCACGAGCCGAGGATCGCGGCGTACGCCGACCGCGAGGTCATGGTCCGCGACGGGCGCGTGAACGCGCCGGACCGGATCACCTCGTGA
- a CDS encoding FtsX-like permease family protein — protein sequence MIRFGLRLAVAGGREALTRLVVIAAAVAIGSGLLLTTLAGVNAVNAQLTRYASMYPHASAGDVDPLWWSTRQDYFHGKQITRIDVAATGSTAPTPVGIPTIPGPGDYYASPAFRDLLAAHPADQLGDRYPGRDLGTVGRPALTSPDTLLVIAGGTPDQVAKLPNAQQVTRVGDTPALPEATVNLILGVIAGGLLFPVLIFIGTATRLSAARREQRFAAMRLVGATPRQISLVAAVEASAAAVAGTAVGFGLFYAFRDPLAGIPFTGMPFFPSDMSLGVLDVLLVALGVPAGAALAAQVSLRRVRISPLGVTRRVTPRAPRVYRLIPMVLGVAVLVFAIGFRPETSDGQAAVFLPGLLLIMAGLIFAGPWLTMVGARVMARYANRPATLIAARRLADNPKAGFRAISGIMLALFVTSVAVGVITTIVANRGPAPTGSTDAGTVTTVFDEKVPSVPDSLFAELNAISGVRSATAIRENPEMMNGGEVGVIACTDLPSAYGRCADGASVIEVPMGLSRWRESASPATVWPAASLTLDELQRLPVVSMVVGTDGSAAAVERTRTVLEVAFPTFWVGPNVPGDFESDFADTLRGWEQLANVIIVASLALGGCSLAVSVIGGLTERRRPFSLLRLSGAPVRVLRRVVALESAVPMLAVAAVAIGMGLLAAHLFLRAQMDYTLVAPQPGFYLIVVVGLAACLAVIASTLPLLERITGSETARSE from the coding sequence GTGATCCGCTTCGGGCTCCGCCTCGCCGTGGCCGGCGGCCGTGAGGCGCTCACCCGCCTGGTCGTCATCGCCGCCGCCGTCGCGATCGGCAGCGGGCTGCTGCTGACCACCCTCGCCGGGGTCAACGCGGTCAACGCCCAGCTCACCCGGTACGCGTCGATGTATCCCCACGCCTCGGCCGGCGACGTCGACCCGCTGTGGTGGTCGACCCGACAGGACTACTTCCACGGCAAGCAGATCACCCGGATCGACGTCGCCGCGACCGGCTCGACCGCGCCCACCCCGGTCGGCATCCCGACCATCCCGGGTCCCGGCGATTACTACGCCTCGCCCGCGTTCCGCGACCTGCTGGCCGCCCACCCGGCCGACCAGTTGGGCGACCGCTACCCGGGGCGTGACCTCGGCACCGTCGGCCGGCCCGCGTTGACCTCGCCGGACACCCTGCTCGTCATCGCGGGCGGCACCCCCGACCAGGTCGCCAAACTCCCCAACGCGCAGCAGGTCACCCGCGTCGGCGACACCCCCGCGCTTCCCGAGGCCACGGTGAACCTCATCCTGGGCGTGATCGCCGGCGGGTTGCTGTTCCCGGTGCTGATCTTCATCGGCACCGCCACCCGGCTCAGCGCCGCCCGCCGGGAGCAGCGTTTCGCCGCGATGCGCCTGGTCGGCGCGACGCCCCGGCAGATCTCGCTGGTCGCCGCGGTGGAGGCGTCCGCCGCCGCCGTCGCCGGCACCGCCGTCGGCTTCGGCCTGTTCTACGCCTTCCGCGACCCGCTCGCGGGCATCCCGTTCACCGGCATGCCGTTCTTCCCCAGCGACATGTCGCTGGGCGTGCTGGACGTCCTGCTGGTGGCGCTCGGCGTCCCGGCCGGCGCGGCGCTGGCGGCCCAGGTCTCGCTGCGCCGGGTACGGATCTCGCCGCTGGGCGTCACCCGCCGGGTCACCCCCCGGGCACCGCGCGTGTACCGGCTGATCCCGATGGTGCTCGGCGTGGCCGTGCTGGTCTTCGCCATCGGCTTCCGGCCCGAGACGTCCGACGGCCAGGCGGCCGTGTTCCTGCCCGGCCTGCTGCTCATCATGGCCGGGCTGATCTTCGCCGGTCCGTGGTTGACGATGGTCGGCGCCCGGGTGATGGCCCGGTACGCCAACCGCCCGGCCACACTCATCGCCGCGCGACGCCTCGCCGACAACCCGAAGGCCGGCTTCCGGGCGATCAGCGGCATCATGCTCGCTCTCTTCGTCACGAGCGTGGCCGTCGGCGTGATCACCACGATCGTCGCCAACCGCGGCCCGGCGCCCACCGGTTCGACCGACGCGGGCACGGTGACCACCGTCTTCGACGAGAAGGTGCCGTCGGTGCCCGACTCGCTCTTCGCCGAACTCAACGCGATCAGCGGCGTGCGGTCCGCGACCGCCATCCGGGAGAACCCGGAGATGATGAACGGTGGCGAGGTCGGGGTGATCGCGTGCACCGACCTGCCGAGCGCGTACGGCCGGTGCGCCGACGGCGCGAGCGTCATCGAGGTGCCGATGGGCCTCAGCCGCTGGCGGGAGTCGGCGTCGCCCGCGACGGTCTGGCCCGCCGCGTCGCTCACCCTCGACGAACTCCAGCGGCTACCGGTGGTGTCGATGGTCGTCGGCACGGACGGCTCCGCTGCCGCCGTCGAACGCACCCGTACCGTGCTGGAGGTCGCCTTCCCGACCTTCTGGGTGGGGCCGAACGTGCCCGGCGACTTCGAGTCGGACTTCGCCGACACGCTGCGCGGCTGGGAACAACTGGCCAACGTCATCATCGTGGCCAGCCTCGCGCTCGGCGGATGCAGCCTTGCGGTCAGCGTCATCGGCGGTCTCACCGAACGCCGACGCCCGTTCAGCCTGCTGCGCCTCAGCGGAGCACCGGTGCGGGTCCTGCGCCGGGTGGTGGCGCTGGAGAGCGCCGTGCCGATGCTCGCCGTCGCCGCCGTCGCCATCGGCATGGGTCTACTCGCCGCCCACCTGTTCCTGCGCGCGCAGATGGACTACACCCTCGTCGCGCCGCAGCCGGGCTTCTACCTGATCGTCGTGGTCGGGTTGGCCGCCTGCCTCGCCGTCATCGCCTCCACCCTGCCGCTGCTGGAACGCATCACCGGGTCGGAGACCGCCCGCAGCGAGTGA
- the cobA gene encoding uroporphyrinogen-III C-methyltransferase translates to MTGLVIVGHGTRSAAGVEQFAALVERVRGRGDVGDVEGGFIELSRPPLTDAVGALVAGGHRALVALPLVLTGAGHGKGDIPAAMAREQERHPGLTYRYGRPLGPHPLLHDALEQRIDTALAGAAQAGTADWDGTELAGADRAGTWVALIGRGSTDPDANAEVTKVARLLWEGRGYAGVEPGFISLAQPSVPAVLERLRRLGARRIVVAPYFLFAGVLPDRIVAQSAEFAAAHPDLDVRVAEVIGDCDALADLVLERYAEALGGDIRMNCDTCAYRVLMPGFADKVGRPQRPHDHPDDPVGHHHHHDHDHHGHDHHHGHAHGSVAVVGGGPGPDDLITVRGKALLDAADVVVVDRLAPQGLLAGLRPDVLVVDAAKVPRGPSMAQEAINEALVSHARAGRRVVRLKGGDPYVFGRGHEEAQACAAAGVPVTVVPGVSSALAAPALAGVPVTHRGVAHDVTVVSGHLPPGHPDSLVDWAALARARGTVVLLMAVDTIAKIATVLIEHGRAPQSPVLSVQDAGLPGQRSVPARLDEIGAVAAREDIRPPAVFVLGPVVALTTTGPTV, encoded by the coding sequence ATGACCGGTCTGGTCATCGTCGGGCACGGCACGCGCAGCGCGGCCGGGGTCGAGCAGTTCGCCGCTCTCGTCGAGCGGGTCCGCGGTCGCGGTGACGTCGGCGACGTCGAGGGCGGTTTCATCGAGCTGTCCCGCCCACCGCTGACCGACGCGGTCGGCGCGCTCGTCGCTGGTGGGCACCGCGCCCTGGTGGCGTTGCCGCTGGTGCTGACCGGCGCCGGACACGGCAAGGGCGACATCCCCGCCGCGATGGCCCGGGAGCAGGAACGCCACCCCGGGCTGACCTACCGCTACGGCCGCCCCCTCGGCCCGCACCCGCTGCTGCACGACGCCCTCGAACAGCGCATCGACACCGCATTGGCCGGTGCTGCCCAGGCCGGCACGGCCGACTGGGACGGCACGGAACTGGCCGGTGCCGACCGGGCCGGCACGTGGGTCGCGTTGATCGGGCGGGGGTCGACCGACCCGGACGCCAACGCCGAGGTCACCAAGGTCGCCCGACTGCTCTGGGAGGGACGCGGCTACGCCGGCGTCGAGCCGGGGTTCATCTCCCTCGCCCAACCGTCGGTCCCGGCCGTGCTGGAGCGGCTGCGCCGCCTCGGCGCGCGGCGGATCGTCGTCGCGCCGTACTTCCTGTTCGCCGGGGTGCTGCCGGACCGCATCGTCGCCCAGTCGGCGGAGTTCGCCGCCGCCCACCCCGACCTGGACGTGCGGGTGGCCGAGGTGATCGGCGACTGCGACGCCCTCGCCGACCTGGTGCTGGAACGCTACGCCGAGGCGCTGGGCGGGGACATCCGGATGAACTGCGACACCTGCGCGTACCGGGTGTTGATGCCCGGCTTCGCGGACAAGGTGGGTCGCCCGCAACGCCCGCACGACCACCCCGACGACCCGGTCGGCCATCACCATCACCACGACCACGACCACCACGGGCACGACCACCACCACGGGCACGCACACGGCTCGGTAGCGGTGGTCGGCGGTGGGCCGGGGCCCGACGACCTGATCACGGTACGCGGAAAGGCGCTGCTCGACGCCGCGGACGTCGTGGTGGTCGACCGACTCGCCCCGCAGGGGCTGCTCGCCGGGCTGCGCCCCGACGTGCTGGTGGTCGACGCGGCGAAGGTGCCCCGTGGCCCCTCGATGGCCCAGGAGGCGATCAACGAGGCCCTGGTGTCGCACGCCCGCGCCGGTCGCCGGGTGGTCCGGCTCAAGGGTGGTGACCCGTACGTCTTCGGGCGCGGCCACGAGGAGGCCCAGGCCTGCGCGGCGGCCGGCGTGCCGGTGACGGTGGTGCCCGGGGTGAGCAGCGCGCTCGCCGCGCCGGCCCTCGCCGGCGTGCCGGTCACCCACCGGGGCGTGGCGCACGACGTCACAGTCGTGTCCGGCCACCTGCCGCCCGGTCACCCCGACTCCCTTGTCGACTGGGCGGCGCTGGCCCGGGCCCGGGGCACCGTCGTGTTGCTGATGGCCGTCGACACCATCGCCAAGATCGCGACCGTGCTGATCGAGCACGGACGTGCCCCGCAGAGCCCGGTGCTGTCCGTGCAGGACGCCGGGCTGCCCGGGCAGCGATCGGTGCCCGCCCGGCTGGACGAGATCGGCGCCGTCGCCGCCCGGGAGGACATTCGTCCACCCGCCGTCTTCGTCCTCGGCCCGGTGGTAGCGCTCACCACCACCGGGCCGACGGTCTGA
- a CDS encoding precorrin-8X methylmutase encodes MSRVVHPIEAESYRILRERVDLSHLPPLTRTVTERVVHASADLAYVDDLVCDEAALESGLTALRGGAPVVTDVAMVAAGITRAGLELVCPIAEPAAAELGRSAGITRSAAAVRIALRRVGPGAVWVVGCAPTALAELLTVDAAPALVVGLPVGFVGAAESKAALRASGLPGVSNVGEKGGSAVAAAALNALLYVEEKS; translated from the coding sequence TACCGCATCCTGCGCGAGCGGGTCGACCTGTCGCACCTGCCGCCGCTGACCCGCACGGTCACCGAGCGGGTGGTGCACGCCAGCGCCGACCTCGCCTACGTCGACGACCTCGTCTGCGACGAGGCCGCCCTCGAATCGGGGCTTACCGCGTTGCGCGGCGGGGCGCCCGTGGTCACCGACGTGGCGATGGTCGCCGCTGGGATCACCCGAGCCGGCCTGGAACTGGTCTGCCCGATCGCCGAACCGGCCGCCGCCGAGCTGGGCCGGTCGGCCGGCATCACCCGCTCGGCGGCGGCCGTGCGGATCGCCCTGCGACGGGTCGGTCCCGGGGCGGTCTGGGTGGTCGGCTGCGCGCCCACCGCGCTCGCCGAACTACTCACAGTGGACGCCGCTCCGGCGCTGGTCGTCGGCCTGCCGGTCGGCTTCGTGGGTGCCGCCGAGTCGAAGGCGGCGCTGCGGGCCAGTGGCCTACCCGGGGTGTCCAACGTGGGAGAGAAGGGCGGCTCGGCGGTCGCCGCCGCCGCCCTCAACGCCCTGCTCTACGTCGAGGAGAAGTCATGA